CAATAATGATATACATCTTTGGCAAAGAACGTCCCCTTATATAAGTAACCGCTTCCATTTCAATCTTTTTGCTTTCCATCACCCACCGCAAAGTTTCGCTAGGCTCACTTCCTACAGAATCACAGAGATATTCTAGATTATCATAGATAGGTTGCATCCAATTTAATAGCTTCTCTTCCTTAGTGCCTGGAAGATACCCAATGTCACGCCCAAGGGGGATCACAGGGCGGCTAACAAGAATGCGCGTATAAGTTCCTTCATCAAATACTTTACGTAAGCCGCAAGCCAATGCTAAAAGGGTTTTTCCCGTCCCTGCTTGCCCGATCAGTGAAACCAATTTAATTTCATCTCGCAAAAGGGCATCAATCGCACATCTTTGCTCTACGTTAAGAGGTTTAATTCCCCAAAGATTATTAGCTTTTATAAGGGGCTCGATTATCCCTCGCTTTGCATTATACTTACCAACCCCTGATGAGTGCTCGGGGGAAGAAAAAATACAATACTCGTTAGGCTGTAAATCTTCGGCATCTATCTGAATAGCTCCATCTTTGTAAAACACATCAATAGCATGTTTAGGCATTTCTATCCGCCGTAAACCCTTATACATGGACGCATAGCAATATTTTAAATTTTCATAATCTTCTGTTTCTAAACCAATGGCTTCGGCTTTAATACGGGCAGCAAAATCTTTAGAAACAAATACAACGTTCTCTCCCTTCTCTTTTAGAAAGAAAGCAGCTAGAATAATTTTATTATCATTATTGGAAAGAGCAAAGTTATAAGAATAATCGGTTTTAAATTCGACCTGGATGCGTATCACTGCCTGGTTATCTAAAGTAACGCCGGCATGCAAGTTTCCCGCACCTATAGTATTTAGATTACTTAAATAGCGAAAAACCGCACGTGAATTACGTCCTAAATCGCTTGGCAAACGCTTCATTTTGTCCAATTCTTCTAACACAGTGACGGGGATAATTACATTTTGGCCAGGAAATTTGATGATCGCTTCGGGATCATGCAATAAAACGTTAGTATCAAGAACAAATGTTTTCGAGAGCATACTCGATCTCCTTGTTGCGATAAATCAGTAGCAAATTATCTTTTCGACTTGAACAAAAAAGAAAAACAGGAAAATTTTACTTTTCTGTAAGGCAGGTCTCTTAGATATTAAGATAAGGAATGGGAAGAAAAAAGTAAAAAATTAATATTTTTTAATATATTCTTTTTCTTTTAAGGAGCTCATCTCTTACCTATTTTGCTCTCTATCAGCAAATTACACATTAATTCAGCACTTAACAGCTTTGACTGCTAAAAAACACTTGACTTGTATTTTCTTTTATCGTATGGTATGAGTATAATTAAAGATTATTACATTATTTTTAATAAGTGAGGTATCAGGATGAAAATTAATGATAAAATATTAAGCATCCCCCCTTATATTTCGACTAGCTGGAGGCATGTAAAATCGCTCCAAATGAAAGGCCCTTTTTTAGTCATCACTTTAATGGGCGGCGAATCAATTAACATTCCTAACCTTAAAGGAGAAGTAATTGAGCAAATTTTTAGTGCCCATGCTGAATATTTAGAAAAATTTATTGATCCTCAAGAGGAGAGTGACCCTAATTTATCTCAAGCTATGTTGAATACCGACCAAGGCGAAGTACCTTTTAAGCTAGGAATTGGTTCTATCGATGGTATGGGCAATCCCTTGATTCATAATCCCGCCCAACGCGATGCTCCTGATATTCCCAAACAGATTTTAGAAAAAATTGCAGCTATCGCTAAAATCATTTCTCCAGAAGAGCTAAATGTATTGCCTAAAGCAGAATTAGACTGTAATTGTCTTCATTGCCAAATTGTGCGCACAATCAATGTAGCCGTGGAACCAGAAGCAATGACAGCAATGGGCTCAGAAGAAGAGGAAGTTAAAGAGGAAGAACTCGTCTTCCAACAATGGGATGTGACCCAAGCAGGTGATAAGCTATTTAATGTGATTAACAAGCTAGATACGCAAGAAAATTATAGAGTCTATTTGGGCCATCCTGTGGGATGCACCTGTGGAAAATCAAGCTGCGAGCATATAGTAGCTGTCCTTAAAAGTTAAAAACTTATTATTTTTCCTAGCTAAACCCTCATTTTTCTTTTGCCCACCAACACTTCAATTAATGCATCGCGCTATTTTTTCTTTCTCCTTAAAGAAAACATTGTCTGATGCATTAATCCTATCTAAACCTCCTAACTTCCTTGACAATTTTTGATCTAGTCCATAAAATTTTTATCTATAACTATTACTTTTAGGAGCTAACTGATGAATCAAGCAGCCTCATACTTGCTGGCAACTTTCTTCTTTGCTCAATGTCTCAGCCAGCCTGTTCATAGCGACTTAGAAAAAACATCCTCTTCTTCCCCTTACCTCCAATCAAATCTCAATCCAGATTCTTCTGCCACCGCACAACCTTTTACAGCTTTTACAGGACGTACTCTAAAAAACAAGGTAAGAATCCGCCTTCAACCTAATTTAGAAGCACCTATTTTACGTGAAAGCAATAAAGGAGATTTATGGATTGTTGTAGGAGAAAGGGATGATTTTTATGCTTTAAAAGCACCTGAAGACCTTAAAGGATATGTTTTTCGCACTTATGTATTAGATAATACAATTGAAGGAAACCGTGTGAATGTACGCCTAGAGCCTCATCTAGATGCCCCTATTATTGCCCAACTTCAAACCGGTGACAAAGTTGATGGCCAAATTAGCGCTCTTAATAATAAATGGCTAGAGATTCCCCCCCCTGCCTCTACACATTTTTACATTGCTAAAGAATATATAGAAAAAATAGGCAATGCTGATTTAAAAGCCGCTTTAAATCATAAACAAAAAGAAGGTGTTAGCCTACTTGAAAGCACACTTACTCAAAGTCAGCAAGAATTCCTTAAGCCATGGAATCAGATTAACCTCGAGAAAATTAATGAGGATCTTAATAAAATAATTAACAATTATTCCGACTTTCCAGAGATCCAAGGTAGAGCAAGAGAATTATTGGCCAATATCCAAGAAAATTATTTACAGAAAAAGATCTATTATCTAGAGAATCTTTCCATCCATAACAAGGCACTTTCTAGCAAAGTGGCTTTACAAGAGCAAAGAATTGCTGAGCTAGAACAAGCTAACCAACCCGAACTTCCTAGTAGCTCCTCGGTAGC
This sequence is a window from Neochlamydia sp. AcF84. Protein-coding genes within it:
- a CDS encoding PhoH family protein codes for the protein MLSKTFVLDTNVLLHDPEAIIKFPGQNVIIPVTVLEELDKMKRLPSDLGRNSRAVFRYLSNLNTIGAGNLHAGVTLDNQAVIRIQVEFKTDYSYNFALSNNDNKIILAAFFLKEKGENVVFVSKDFAARIKAEAIGLETEDYENLKYCYASMYKGLRRIEMPKHAIDVFYKDGAIQIDAEDLQPNEYCIFSSPEHSSGVGKYNAKRGIIEPLIKANNLWGIKPLNVEQRCAIDALLRDEIKLVSLIGQAGTGKTLLALACGLRKVFDEGTYTRILVSRPVIPLGRDIGYLPGTKEEKLLNWMQPIYDNLEYLCDSVGSEPSETLRWVMESKKIEMEAVTYIRGRSLPKMYIIIDEAQNLTPHEVKTIVSRAGENTKVILTGDPTQIDNPYLDKDSNGLSYVVGRFSNQQVYGHVFMEKTERSELAALAAEIL